A genomic region of Eucalyptus grandis isolate ANBG69807.140 chromosome 5, ASM1654582v1, whole genome shotgun sequence contains the following coding sequences:
- the LOC104445056 gene encoding aquaporin NIP1-1, with the protein MADQTSGSNGNHGVVLEMKDTSNAKEEIRSTFFSFPFIQKLIAEVFGTYFLIFAGCGSVAVNVDYDKVVTLPGISMVWGLAVMVLVYSVGHISGAHFNPAVTIAFATCKRFPWKQVPPYILAQILGSTLANGTLRLLFTGKLNHFLGTQPAGSDGQAFVFEFIITFYLMFIISGVATDNRAIGELAGLAVGATVLLNVMFAGPVTGASMNPARSLGPAIVFHHYDKLWIYIVAPTVGAIAGAWIYNLIRFTDKPIREITQSGSFLRSSARNCSS; encoded by the exons ATGGCAGATCAGACGAGTGGGAGCAATGGGAACCATGGAGTTGTCTTGGAAATGAAAGACACTTCCAACGCCAAGGAAGAAATTAGAagcactttcttctcttttcccttcattCAAAAG TTGATCGCAGAGGTCTTTGGGACTTACTTCTTGATATTCGCGGGTTGTGGGTCTGTGGCGGTGAACGTGGACTACGACAAGGTGGTGACGCTCCCGGGGATATCGATGGTGTGGGGCTTAGCAGTAATGGTGCTGGTGTACTCAGTCGGACACATCTCCGGCGCCCATTTCAACCCAGCCGTCACCATTGCTTTCGCCACCTGCAAGAGGTTTCCGTGGAAACAG GTGCCTCCATATATATTGGCACAAATTTTGGGATCAACGTTGGCGAACGGGACACTGCGGTTGCTATTCACCGGCAAGCTGAACCATTTCCTTGGGACTCAACCGGCCGGTTCGGATGGGCAAGCATTTGTCTTTGAGTTCATCATCACTTTTTACCTCATGTTCATCATTTCCGGCGTTGCCACCGATAATAGAGCA ATAGGGGAGCTCGCTGGCCTCGCTGTTGGTGCAACCGTTTTGCTCAACGTGATGTTTGCAGG GCCAGTAACGGGAGCATCTATGAATCCGGCAAGGAGCTTGGGTCCGGCGATAGTGTTTCACCATTACGATAAGCTGTGGATCTACATCGTGGCACCAACTGTCGGGGCGATTGCCGGGGCGTGGATCTACAACCTGATCCGATTCACCGACAAGCCCATCCGAGAGATCACCCAGTCCGGCTCTTTCCTCCGAAGCTCCGCCCGAAATTGCTCTTCTTGA
- the LOC104446970 gene encoding aquaporin NIP1-1, giving the protein MADQTSGSNGNHGVVLEMKDTSNAKEEIRSTFFSFPFIQKLIAEVFGTYFLIFAGCGSVAVNVDYDKVVTLPGISMVWGLAVMVLVYSVGHISGAHFNPAVTIAFATCKRFPWKQVPPYILAQVLGSTLANGTLRLLFTGKLNHFLGTQPAGSDGQAFVFEFIITFYLMFIISGVATDNRAIGELAGLAVGATVLLNVMFAGPVTGASMNPARSLGPAIVFHHYDKLWIYIVAPTSGAIAGAWIYNLIRFTDKPIREITKSGSFLRGQSSS; this is encoded by the exons ATGGCAGATCAGACGAGTGGGAGCAATGGGAACCATGGAGTTGTCTTGGAAATGAAAGACACTTCCAACGCCAAGGAAGAAATTAGAagcactttcttctcttttcccttcattCAAAAG TTGATCGCAGAGGTCTTTGGGACTTACTTCTTGATATTCGCGGGTTGTGGGTCTGTGGCGGTGAACGTGGACTACGACAAGGTGGTGACGCTCCCGGGGATATCGATGGTGTGGGGCTTAGCAGTAATGGTGCTGGTGTACTCAGTCGGACACATCTCCGGCGCCCATTTCAACCCAGCCGTCACCATTGCTTTCGCCACCTGCAAGAGGTTTCCGTGGAAACAG GTGCCTCCATATATATTGGCACAAGTTTTGGGATCAACGTTGGCGAACGGGACACTGCGGTTGCTATTCACCGGCAAGCTGAACCATTTCCTTGGGACTCAACCGGCCGGTTCGGATGGGCAAGCATTTGTCTTTGAGTTCATCATCACTTTTTACCTCATGTTCATCATTTCCGGCGTTGCCACCGATAATAGAGCA ATAGGGGAGCTCGCTGGCCTCGCTGTTGGTGCAACCGTTTTGCTCAACGTGATGTTTGCAGG GCCAGTAACGGGAGCATCTATGAATCCAGCGAGGAGCTTGGGTCCGGCGATAGTGTTTCACCACTACGACAAGCTGTGGATCTACATCGTGGCACCAACAAGCGGGGCGATTGCCGGGGCATGGATCTACAACCTGATCCGGTTCACCGACAAGCCCATCCGAGAGATCACCAAGTCCGGCTCTTTCCTCCGAGGGCAGAGCTCTTCTTGA